Proteins encoded by one window of Molothrus aeneus isolate 106 chromosome 16, BPBGC_Maene_1.0, whole genome shotgun sequence:
- the TOM1L2 gene encoding TOM1-like protein 2 isoform X2, whose product MEFLLGNPFSTPVGQSLEKATDGSLQSEDWTLNMEICDIINETEEGPKDAIRALKKRLNGNKNYREVMLALTVLETCVKNCGHRFHVLVANRDFIDGVLVKIISPKNNPPTIVQDKVLALIQAWADAFRSSPDLTGVVHIYEELKRKGIEFPMADLDALSPIHTPQRSVPEVDPAANMHNSQSQQRMSSSSYSSSSPTAYSAPQAPALNVTGPITANSEQIARLRSELDIVRGNTKVMSEMLTEMVPGQEDSSDLELLQELNRTCRAMQQRIVELISRVSNEEVTEELLHVNDDLNNVFLRYERFERYRSGRSTQNASNGVLNEVTEDNLIDLGPGSPAVVSPMVGNSAPPSSLSSQLAGLDLGTNSVSGTLSSLQQSNPRDDFDMFAQTRGSSLAEQRKNVTYEDPQAVKGLASALDVRKQNTGGIPVAQSSVMDDIEEWLSTDLKGNELEEGVTSEEFDKFLEERAKAAEMVPNLPSPPLEAPTPPTNPSSRKKQERSEDALFAL is encoded by the exons GCCCAAGGATGCCATTCGAGCGCTGAAGAAGAGACtgaatggaaacaaaaattacaGAGAGGTCATGCTGGCGCTGACG GTGTTGGAGACCTGTGTGAAGAACTGTGGCCATCGCTTCCATGTCTTGGTGGCAAACCGTGACTTCATCGATGGAGTTCTGGTGAAAATCATCTCACCCAAGAACAACCCCCCCACTATAGTACAGGATAAAGTCCTAGCACTGATTCAG GCTTGGGCTGATGCCTTCCGAAGTAGCCCCGATTTAACTGGAGTAGTGCACATTTATGAAGAACTCAAGAGGAAAGGCATCGAGTTCCCCATGGCAGATCTCGATGCTCTGTCTCCAATACACACACCACAGAGG AGTGTTCCTGAAGTTGATCCTGCAGCAAATATGCACAATTCCCAGTCTCAGCAAAGGATGAGCAGCAGTTCTTACTCTTCGTCCTCTCCAACGGCCTATTCTGCTCCTCAGGCCCCAGCCTTGAACGTGACTGGTCCCATCACTGCTAACTCTGAACAG ATTGCCCGGCTGCGCAGTGAGCTGGATATTGTTCGTGGGAATACAAAAGTGATGTCTGAAATGCTGACAGAAATGGTACCTGGACAAGAGGATTCCTCAGACCTTGAGTTACTCCAG GAGCTGAACCGAACCTGCAGAGCCATGCAGCAGAGAATTGTGGAGCTTATCTCACGAGTGTCCAATGAAGAAgtcacagaggagctgctgcatgtGAATGATGATTTAAATAACGTCTTCCTCCGATATGAAAG aTTTGAACGATACAGATCGGGACGCTCAACACAGAACGCCAGCAATGGA GTACTGAATGAGGTGACAGAAGATAATTTAATAGATTTGGGTCCtggctctccagctgtggtgagcCCAATGGTTGGAAACTCAGCACCTCCATCTTCACTTTCTTCACAGCTTGCAGGCCTTG ACTTGGGCACAAACAGTGTCAGTGGCACACTCAGCTCCCTCCAGCAAAGTAATCCTCGTGATGACTTTGACATGTTTGCACAGACAAGAGGCAGCTCCTTGGCTGAGCAGAGAAAGAA TGTGACGTACGAGGACCCACAGGCTGTCAAAGGACTGGCATCTGCCCTGGATGTTCGGAAACAGAACACAGGAGGG ATCCCTGTTGCACAGTCCTCTGTCATGGATGACATTGAGGAGTGGCTCAGTACCGACTTG AAAGGCAACGAACTGGAAGAAGGAGTGACCAGTGAAG AGTTTGACAAATTTTTAGAAGAGCGAGCCAAAGCGGCGGAGATGGTTCCCAACCTGCCATCCCCTCCCCTGGAAGCCCCCACCCCTCCGACAAAtccttccagcaggaaaaagcaggagcGCTCGGAGGACGCCCTCTTTGCACTGTGA
- the TOM1L2 gene encoding TOM1-like protein 2 isoform X3, whose amino-acid sequence MEFLLGNPFSTPVGQSLEKATDGSLQSEDWTLNMEICDIINETEEGPKDAIRALKKRLNGNKNYREVMLALTVLETCVKNCGHRFHVLVANRDFIDGVLVKIISPKNNPPTIVQDKVLALIQAWADAFRSSPDLTGVVHIYEELKRKGIEFPMADLDALSPIHTPQRSVPEVDPAANMHNSQSQQRMSSSSYSSSSPTAYSAPQAPALNVTGPITANSEQIARLRSELDIVRGNTKVMSEMLTEMVPGQEDSSDLELLQELNRTCRAMQQRIVELISRVSNEEVTEELLHVNDDLNNVFLRYERFERYRSGRSTQNASNGVLNEVTEDNLIDLGPGSPAVVSPMVGNSAPPSSLSSQLAGLDLGTNSVSGTLSSLQQSNPRDDFDMFAQTRGSSLAEQRKNVTYEDPQAVKGLASALDVRKQNTGGKGNELEEGVTSEEFDKFLEERAKAAEMVPNLPSPPLEAPTPPTNPSSRKKQERSEDALFAL is encoded by the exons GCCCAAGGATGCCATTCGAGCGCTGAAGAAGAGACtgaatggaaacaaaaattacaGAGAGGTCATGCTGGCGCTGACG GTGTTGGAGACCTGTGTGAAGAACTGTGGCCATCGCTTCCATGTCTTGGTGGCAAACCGTGACTTCATCGATGGAGTTCTGGTGAAAATCATCTCACCCAAGAACAACCCCCCCACTATAGTACAGGATAAAGTCCTAGCACTGATTCAG GCTTGGGCTGATGCCTTCCGAAGTAGCCCCGATTTAACTGGAGTAGTGCACATTTATGAAGAACTCAAGAGGAAAGGCATCGAGTTCCCCATGGCAGATCTCGATGCTCTGTCTCCAATACACACACCACAGAGG AGTGTTCCTGAAGTTGATCCTGCAGCAAATATGCACAATTCCCAGTCTCAGCAAAGGATGAGCAGCAGTTCTTACTCTTCGTCCTCTCCAACGGCCTATTCTGCTCCTCAGGCCCCAGCCTTGAACGTGACTGGTCCCATCACTGCTAACTCTGAACAG ATTGCCCGGCTGCGCAGTGAGCTGGATATTGTTCGTGGGAATACAAAAGTGATGTCTGAAATGCTGACAGAAATGGTACCTGGACAAGAGGATTCCTCAGACCTTGAGTTACTCCAG GAGCTGAACCGAACCTGCAGAGCCATGCAGCAGAGAATTGTGGAGCTTATCTCACGAGTGTCCAATGAAGAAgtcacagaggagctgctgcatgtGAATGATGATTTAAATAACGTCTTCCTCCGATATGAAAG aTTTGAACGATACAGATCGGGACGCTCAACACAGAACGCCAGCAATGGA GTACTGAATGAGGTGACAGAAGATAATTTAATAGATTTGGGTCCtggctctccagctgtggtgagcCCAATGGTTGGAAACTCAGCACCTCCATCTTCACTTTCTTCACAGCTTGCAGGCCTTG ACTTGGGCACAAACAGTGTCAGTGGCACACTCAGCTCCCTCCAGCAAAGTAATCCTCGTGATGACTTTGACATGTTTGCACAGACAAGAGGCAGCTCCTTGGCTGAGCAGAGAAAGAA TGTGACGTACGAGGACCCACAGGCTGTCAAAGGACTGGCATCTGCCCTGGATGTTCGGAAACAGAACACAGGAGGG AAAGGCAACGAACTGGAAGAAGGAGTGACCAGTGAAG AGTTTGACAAATTTTTAGAAGAGCGAGCCAAAGCGGCGGAGATGGTTCCCAACCTGCCATCCCCTCCCCTGGAAGCCCCCACCCCTCCGACAAAtccttccagcaggaaaaagcaggagcGCTCGGAGGACGCCCTCTTTGCACTGTGA
- the TOM1L2 gene encoding TOM1-like protein 2 isoform X1 translates to MEFLLGNPFSTPVGQSLEKATDGSLQSEDWTLNMEICDIINETEEGPKDAIRALKKRLNGNKNYREVMLALTVLETCVKNCGHRFHVLVANRDFIDGVLVKIISPKNNPPTIVQDKVLALIQAWADAFRSSPDLTGVVHIYEELKRKGIEFPMADLDALSPIHTPQRSVPEVDPAANMHNSQSQQRMSSSSYSSSSPTAYSAPQAPALNVTGPITANSEQIARLRSELDIVRGNTKVMSEMLTEMVPGQEDSSDLELLQELNRTCRAMQQRIVELISRVSNEEVTEELLHVNDDLNNVFLRYERFERYRSGRSTQNASNGVLNEVTEDNLIDLGPGSPAVVSPMVGNSAPPSSLSSQLAGLDLGTNSVSGTLSSLQQSNPRDDFDMFAQTRGSSLAEQRKNVTYEDPQAVKGLASALDVRKQNTGGRRGKGGNSDMEPIDKWLITQGMIPVAQSSVMDDIEEWLSTDLKGNELEEGVTSEEFDKFLEERAKAAEMVPNLPSPPLEAPTPPTNPSSRKKQERSEDALFAL, encoded by the exons GCCCAAGGATGCCATTCGAGCGCTGAAGAAGAGACtgaatggaaacaaaaattacaGAGAGGTCATGCTGGCGCTGACG GTGTTGGAGACCTGTGTGAAGAACTGTGGCCATCGCTTCCATGTCTTGGTGGCAAACCGTGACTTCATCGATGGAGTTCTGGTGAAAATCATCTCACCCAAGAACAACCCCCCCACTATAGTACAGGATAAAGTCCTAGCACTGATTCAG GCTTGGGCTGATGCCTTCCGAAGTAGCCCCGATTTAACTGGAGTAGTGCACATTTATGAAGAACTCAAGAGGAAAGGCATCGAGTTCCCCATGGCAGATCTCGATGCTCTGTCTCCAATACACACACCACAGAGG AGTGTTCCTGAAGTTGATCCTGCAGCAAATATGCACAATTCCCAGTCTCAGCAAAGGATGAGCAGCAGTTCTTACTCTTCGTCCTCTCCAACGGCCTATTCTGCTCCTCAGGCCCCAGCCTTGAACGTGACTGGTCCCATCACTGCTAACTCTGAACAG ATTGCCCGGCTGCGCAGTGAGCTGGATATTGTTCGTGGGAATACAAAAGTGATGTCTGAAATGCTGACAGAAATGGTACCTGGACAAGAGGATTCCTCAGACCTTGAGTTACTCCAG GAGCTGAACCGAACCTGCAGAGCCATGCAGCAGAGAATTGTGGAGCTTATCTCACGAGTGTCCAATGAAGAAgtcacagaggagctgctgcatgtGAATGATGATTTAAATAACGTCTTCCTCCGATATGAAAG aTTTGAACGATACAGATCGGGACGCTCAACACAGAACGCCAGCAATGGA GTACTGAATGAGGTGACAGAAGATAATTTAATAGATTTGGGTCCtggctctccagctgtggtgagcCCAATGGTTGGAAACTCAGCACCTCCATCTTCACTTTCTTCACAGCTTGCAGGCCTTG ACTTGGGCACAAACAGTGTCAGTGGCACACTCAGCTCCCTCCAGCAAAGTAATCCTCGTGATGACTTTGACATGTTTGCACAGACAAGAGGCAGCTCCTTGGCTGAGCAGAGAAAGAA TGTGACGTACGAGGACCCACAGGCTGTCAAAGGACTGGCATCTGCCCTGGATGTTCGGAAACAGAACACAGGAGGG AGGAGAGGTAAAGGTGGGAACTCAGACATGGAGCCCATAGACAAGTGGCTAATTACACAAGGAATG ATCCCTGTTGCACAGTCCTCTGTCATGGATGACATTGAGGAGTGGCTCAGTACCGACTTG AAAGGCAACGAACTGGAAGAAGGAGTGACCAGTGAAG AGTTTGACAAATTTTTAGAAGAGCGAGCCAAAGCGGCGGAGATGGTTCCCAACCTGCCATCCCCTCCCCTGGAAGCCCCCACCCCTCCGACAAAtccttccagcaggaaaaagcaggagcGCTCGGAGGACGCCCTCTTTGCACTGTGA